The sequence below is a genomic window from Paenibacillus silvisoli.
ATTTCAAGTCGGTTCATTGTAGGCAGAATACGTTTTGTCATGTCTACAATCCACAGACGATTTGCAACAAGGTGCTTTACAATCTGAATACATGTTCCCCCTGGTAAATCATGCACCTGATCTTGTTCCATAGTGACATCTGTAAGCGGATCGTTACTTTGAGAAATTGCTTGAAAAAGTAACGGCTCAAGGTAATTCACGAGACTAGGTGTAATATGCATATGACCGTCTAACGTTCGTTCTGAGTGCAGCCATTCCACATTTCGAACAAGATCATAATTAATTTGTTTTTCAGTTATAAGTGACCATCCAATTCCTTGATCCTTAAAAAACTGCTTTTCAATTTGTAGCTTTTCCAGTGCACGTTTCTTTAGTTTTTTTAACGGTTTGATTGAATGAGCTGCAAAACATATATCATCTCCATTTCTAATTGTCAGAACCATATCAGATGTCATAACAACAGGGTGCTTAGTTTTTGCATCCACCGGATGCCTGATACCTAGCTTTTGCGCAATGAAAAGCGTTCTTTCCAAAGGTAATAGTGGGAACTGTTCACGTATATCACAGACATCTTTCGCCCACTCCATTTGATAATGGTGGGCTAACTCTAAGTGTTCTGACAGGTAGTGATGCAGCCGGCCACTCTTCCAACCAAGAATACGTGTTACAACTCCGCTTGAAGGAACATCATGAATAGTGAGCCATGGTTTATACGCAGCCAGATGTCCTTCCCCTCTTCCCTCGCGAATTCTTCTAGCAATTGATGATGCCGTTGTGCTAGTACGCC
It includes:
- a CDS encoding TnsA endonuclease N-terminal domain-containing protein; the protein is MAKRRTSTTASSIARRIREGRGEGHLAAYKPWLTIHDVPSSGVVTRILGWKSGRLHHYLSEHLELAHHYQMEWAKDVCDIREQFPLLPLERTLFIAQKLGIRHPVDAKTKHPVVMTSDMVLTIRNGDDICFAAHSIKPLKKLKKRALEKLQIEKQFFKDQGIGWSLITEKQINYDLVRNVEWLHSERTLDGHMHITPSLVNYLEPLLFQAISQSNDPLTDVTMEQDQVHDLPGGTCIQIVKHLVANRLWIVDMTKRILPTMNRLEIVAPQLTGGNA